The following are encoded in a window of Ignicoccus islandicus DSM 13165 genomic DNA:
- the glyA gene encoding serine hydroxymethyltransferase codes for MNWRTRLEDLINRIVSIVSEHDKWRHSTINLIASENVMSPLAESLYLNDMLHRYAEGKPRKRYYQGTKYIDEIELLASDLMSKLFSANYAEVRPVSGTTANGTVFYALGGCGKKALIPPVQAGSHVSHTKFGILGALGIEHIEMPYDKDNFNIDVDKAVKMIEEVKPSFVVLGGSMYPFPHPVKEIAEAAHAVGAKVVYDAAHVLGLIAGKALSNPLTEGADVMTASTHKTFPGPQGGVILTNDRDLYKKISKIVFPVFVSNHHAHRLPSLAVTAIEMMNFGEEYAKQIVSNAKALAEELHSLGVKVLGEKLGFTRTHQVILDLSDRGGAAEAVVRLEEANIIANKNLLPWDPPDAIANPSGIRLGVQEMTRFGMKEGEMKEIAKFISDVLNGKDPKEVREKVIEFRREYVKVHYGYELNEVALKRFKEYLEMALNLTL; via the coding sequence ATGAACTGGCGTACGAGATTGGAGGACCTCATAAACAGGATAGTTTCTATTGTTTCAGAACACGATAAATGGAGGCATTCCACGATAAATTTGATAGCTAGCGAAAACGTAATGAGCCCGCTCGCCGAAAGCCTTTACTTAAACGACATGTTACATAGATACGCAGAAGGAAAGCCTAGGAAGAGGTACTATCAGGGGACGAAATATATAGACGAAATAGAGCTGTTAGCTTCCGATCTAATGTCGAAGTTGTTCTCTGCTAATTACGCGGAAGTGAGGCCTGTTAGCGGAACTACTGCCAACGGAACCGTGTTCTACGCGCTCGGAGGTTGCGGGAAGAAGGCTCTAATTCCCCCAGTTCAAGCAGGCTCCCACGTCTCCCATACCAAGTTCGGTATCTTAGGTGCCCTAGGCATCGAACACATAGAAATGCCTTACGATAAGGACAATTTCAACATAGATGTCGATAAAGCGGTTAAGATGATCGAAGAGGTTAAGCCAAGCTTCGTCGTCCTCGGAGGTAGCATGTACCCATTCCCGCACCCAGTAAAGGAAATAGCCGAGGCAGCCCACGCGGTCGGGGCTAAGGTAGTATACGACGCGGCTCACGTATTGGGTCTAATTGCCGGCAAGGCTCTATCTAACCCGTTAACGGAAGGCGCTGACGTCATGACTGCTTCCACTCACAAGACCTTCCCCGGACCCCAAGGCGGGGTCATCCTAACGAACGATAGGGATCTATACAAGAAGATCTCGAAAATAGTATTCCCTGTGTTCGTGAGCAACCATCACGCTCACCGGCTACCCTCTCTAGCAGTCACCGCCATCGAAATGATGAACTTCGGGGAAGAATACGCGAAGCAAATAGTATCGAACGCGAAGGCGCTAGCGGAAGAACTTCATTCGTTGGGCGTGAAGGTCTTAGGCGAGAAGTTAGGCTTCACTCGGACGCATCAAGTGATACTCGATCTCTCAGATAGGGGAGGTGCAGCGGAAGCGGTAGTGAGGCTAGAGGAAGCCAACATAATAGCTAACAAGAACTTGTTGCCATGGGATCCGCCGGACGCGATAGCGAATCCAAGCGGAATAAGGTTAGGCGTTCAAGAGATGACCAGGTTCGGTATGAAGGAAGGGGAGATGAAGGAAATAGCGAAGTTCATCTCGGATGTACTAAACGGAAAGGACCCGAAGGAAGTTAGGGAGAAGGTAATTGAATTTAGACGGGAGTACGTGAAAGTTCACTACGGCTACGAACTAAACGAAGTTGCCTTAAAGAGATTCAAGGAATACCTGGAAATGGCCCTCAACCTAACCCTTTAA
- a CDS encoding Sjogren's syndrome/scleroderma autoantigen 1 family protein, giving the protein MVDVVKRAAELLKEGAVMLPETCPLCGSPLYKLKDGRIVCPIHGEIRKITSRREETEIKVDNTLDDLINAILEKVIDFTSKIPKATKLEADELNIWLSNLEKAIEIRRKLSISKNES; this is encoded by the coding sequence ATGGTAGACGTTGTGAAAAGGGCAGCGGAACTCTTGAAAGAAGGCGCGGTGATGTTACCGGAAACGTGCCCTCTGTGTGGATCGCCCCTCTACAAGCTCAAAGACGGGAGGATAGTCTGCCCAATCCATGGAGAGATACGAAAGATAACGTCCCGTAGGGAGGAAACTGAAATAAAGGTCGATAACACTCTAGACGACTTAATTAACGCAATCCTAGAAAAGGTCATTGACTTCACTTCGAAGATACCTAAGGCCACGAAGTTAGAGGCTGACGAACTCAACATATGGCTTTCGAACCTCGAAAAGGCAATAGAAATTAGGAGGAAGTTGAGCATAAGTAAGAACGAGAGCTAA
- a CDS encoding PolB1-binding protein PBP2 family protein yields the protein MPKEIPWHKLTPEERIVVQYFLAHKSIGDLILLRDLELKGIKKPIRVLESLLNKGILEKGEGCYSLRKEYRI from the coding sequence ATGCCCAAGGAGATTCCGTGGCACAAGTTAACTCCAGAAGAGAGAATAGTGGTTCAGTACTTCTTGGCACATAAATCGATAGGGGACTTGATACTACTTAGGGACTTGGAACTGAAGGGCATCAAGAAGCCAATAAGAGTGTTGGAGAGTTTATTGAACAAAGGGATTCTGGAGAAGGGCGAGGGATGTTACTCGCTTAGGAAGGAATACAGGATTTAG
- a CDS encoding [LysW]-aminoadipate/[LysW]-glutamate kinase — MIVVKAGGRTLLNNMDNIVRDIARFEGVVFVHGGGDLVDEWERKMGIEPKFKISASGIKFRYTDETELEVFVAVLGGLLNKRIVSSLERLGKKAIGLTGADGKLVVADRKKRVIVKEKVGEREIKRAIPGGYTGKIKEVNGDLLTKLVEMGYTPVIAPIAISEEGELLNVNGDQMASEIAKAVRADYLVLLTDVPGVLMNGEVIKEIKSSEAEEIAKEIGPGMNIKVIMAGRVASSGTKVVICDGTRENPLRCLETGEGTWVVP; from the coding sequence TTGATAGTCGTTAAGGCTGGAGGTAGGACCCTACTCAATAACATGGATAACATTGTAAGGGACATCGCGAGATTTGAAGGCGTTGTTTTCGTTCACGGTGGAGGAGACTTAGTTGACGAATGGGAAAGGAAAATGGGAATAGAGCCGAAGTTCAAGATCTCGGCTTCCGGAATAAAGTTCCGCTATACTGACGAAACGGAACTCGAAGTGTTCGTAGCCGTACTGGGAGGGCTATTGAACAAAAGAATAGTGAGTAGCTTGGAGAGGTTAGGGAAGAAGGCCATAGGTTTGACGGGAGCGGACGGGAAGCTGGTTGTAGCTGACAGGAAGAAAAGGGTAATAGTAAAGGAGAAGGTCGGGGAGAGGGAAATCAAGAGAGCCATCCCGGGAGGGTACACCGGTAAGATAAAGGAAGTTAATGGCGATCTCTTAACCAAGTTGGTTGAAATGGGTTACACGCCCGTGATCGCGCCGATAGCCATAAGCGAGGAAGGGGAGCTTCTGAACGTTAACGGTGATCAAATGGCGAGCGAGATAGCTAAGGCAGTAAGGGCTGACTACTTAGTTCTCTTGACCGATGTACCGGGGGTTCTCATGAATGGTGAAGTAATTAAGGAAATAAAGTCGTCAGAGGCGGAAGAGATTGCTAAGGAAATAGGACCCGGAATGAACATAAAGGTAATAATGGCGGGGAGGGTCGCTTCGAGCGGAACTAAGGTAGTCATATGTGACGGGACGCGTGAAAACCCCTTGAGGTGTTTGGAAACAGGCGAAGGCACTTGGGTCGTTCCCTAA
- a CDS encoding cupin domain-containing protein → MNGPLIAKYEDLSKAAKDRGVKLVVARPRPTELKWESVWEPGKVLASKTFEIGFATPSSSQDFHMHKTVYEVYVFLGKGLVKYLEGNRVKEVEVSEGDLVMIPPGTYHYVEIREGGAYAISICSSENCDLGRDKVVLNAPFEG, encoded by the coding sequence ATGAATGGTCCCCTAATAGCTAAGTACGAGGATTTGAGCAAAGCCGCCAAGGATAGAGGCGTTAAGCTAGTAGTGGCTAGGCCCCGTCCAACTGAGCTTAAGTGGGAGTCCGTATGGGAACCTGGAAAGGTACTAGCTTCGAAGACGTTCGAAATAGGCTTCGCTACCCCCTCCTCGTCCCAAGATTTCCATATGCATAAAACTGTCTACGAGGTCTACGTGTTCCTCGGGAAAGGCCTCGTTAAGTACCTGGAAGGAAATCGAGTTAAGGAAGTGGAAGTAAGCGAAGGGGACTTGGTAATGATTCCGCCAGGAACGTATCACTATGTAGAGATAAGGGAGGGAGGAGCGTACGCAATATCTATATGCTCTTCCGAAAATTGCGATCTGGGGCGGGACAAGGTAGTTCTGAACGCTCCCTTCGAGGGATGA
- a CDS encoding SLC13 family permease yields the protein MALSVESDFEALAILATFMVISEEFKESGLFQNLAARINSYWILGLVALAAGAFLMNDGAMYVIIPISVAMGSNEVTPLIAALVNLGSALTPFGNPQNVIIWNEFKIPLELFISKMSLGLALPIAVSLYSLKGYEKRSLGETVPLKGSEALVALASLIVAVALIRLELSYLALLSSFASYISLYRKAPKIEWKVLASLSIMIVLFKWIGQHLKIDASSPLEVFLMSVGLSQVISNVPATLILLNVTRDWFPLALGVNVGGLGTPIASLANVIAITISKASLRTFVRVNAILLTISIAWGLIVISLIG from the coding sequence TTGGCGTTGAGCGTGGAATCTGATTTCGAAGCGCTAGCGATACTCGCGACCTTCATGGTAATATCGGAGGAGTTCAAGGAATCGGGACTCTTCCAGAACTTAGCTGCGAGAATAAACTCGTATTGGATCCTAGGTCTGGTGGCTCTAGCCGCCGGCGCCTTCCTAATGAACGATGGAGCCATGTACGTAATAATTCCAATAAGCGTGGCGATGGGTTCCAATGAGGTAACTCCCTTAATAGCTGCTTTAGTAAACTTGGGTTCAGCGCTAACTCCATTCGGTAACCCACAGAACGTAATAATATGGAACGAGTTCAAGATACCTCTAGAATTATTCATTAGCAAGATGTCCCTCGGACTGGCGTTACCGATCGCAGTTTCCTTGTACTCCTTAAAGGGGTACGAGAAGAGGAGCCTAGGAGAGACCGTTCCCCTCAAGGGCTCCGAAGCCTTGGTTGCGTTAGCTTCTCTCATTGTAGCAGTAGCTTTAATAAGGCTCGAACTATCGTACCTCGCCCTCTTGAGTTCCTTCGCTTCGTATATTTCCTTGTATAGGAAGGCTCCGAAAATCGAGTGGAAAGTGTTGGCGAGCCTCTCTATTATGATTGTTCTATTTAAATGGATCGGTCAGCACTTGAAAATCGACGCATCCAGTCCATTGGAAGTCTTCCTAATGTCCGTAGGCTTGTCCCAAGTCATCAGTAACGTTCCCGCTACGCTGATTCTCCTAAACGTCACTAGGGACTGGTTTCCCTTGGCCTTAGGCGTAAACGTTGGAGGACTGGGAACCCCCATAGCCTCACTTGCCAACGTTATCGCAATTACCATTTCCAAGGCTAGCTTGAGAACTTTCGTTAGGGTTAACGCTATACTTCTAACTATTTCTATTGCGTGGGGGCTAATTGTCATATCTCTAATAGGGTAA
- a CDS encoding HD domain-containing protein, whose translation MWEVLWSLACLVRTGWMQRGVPPALGESVALHSFYSAVLAYEIGVRLKKRGLNVNPERAALIALYHDFGEAKLGDIPKWSSDRAKEVKEALEREAIEELKEVLEGWKLSMEYMEGTTEAKVAKVAETLATYFQAEKYVEMGMKRVEEIRESMRESLMKMAEEMGEPLRELLRDILGSA comes from the coding sequence GTGTGGGAAGTGCTCTGGTCTCTCGCGTGTTTGGTGAGAACCGGATGGATGCAAAGGGGCGTCCCGCCCGCGCTAGGGGAAAGCGTGGCGCTCCACTCGTTCTACTCAGCCGTTCTAGCCTATGAGATAGGGGTTAGGCTCAAGAAGAGGGGTCTCAACGTAAATCCCGAAAGGGCGGCGTTAATAGCCCTCTATCACGACTTCGGCGAAGCCAAGTTAGGCGATATACCTAAGTGGAGCAGCGATAGGGCGAAGGAAGTTAAGGAGGCCCTCGAGAGGGAGGCCATAGAGGAATTAAAGGAGGTGCTAGAGGGTTGGAAGCTCTCAATGGAATACATGGAGGGAACGACAGAGGCGAAAGTGGCAAAAGTAGCGGAAACGCTGGCCACATATTTCCAAGCAGAGAAATACGTGGAAATGGGCATGAAGAGAGTGGAGGAGATAAGGGAAAGCATGAGGGAGTCCTTAATGAAAATGGCAGAAGAAATGGGGGAACCTTTGAGGGAATTGCTTCGAGATATACTAGGAAGTGCTTGA
- a CDS encoding NAD-dependent epimerase/dehydratase family protein, protein MKYAVIGAWGYLGANLLNELPSCGIARKSSAERRPFLKEAFNGKEMYLLNEIAEEELKDALERCGADSVIYAIGKLRGNYDQMKEAHVDKALLSLRVAKELGLKSFVYVSSVLAMGIAEKCKDLNGVVTEEESHLEGCEPIGNFSITKAMGEAEIVRNSEGITVGIIRPALIVGKWAYHPEWKYLNLAKSLGLPTPNLSASTINCIVQGIEVASTSGGWYLTVDGSLKELGFRAFDVKVPLGLIKAAPDSLKPLLLALRYKYASRLLPC, encoded by the coding sequence TTGAAGTACGCAGTCATAGGCGCGTGGGGTTACCTAGGCGCTAACTTGTTGAACGAATTACCTTCGTGTGGAATCGCTAGGAAGTCGAGCGCGGAGAGGAGACCCTTCCTTAAGGAGGCCTTCAACGGAAAGGAAATGTATTTATTGAACGAAATAGCTGAGGAGGAACTAAAGGACGCGCTAGAGAGGTGCGGCGCGGACTCGGTTATTTACGCAATAGGTAAACTCAGAGGCAACTACGATCAAATGAAGGAAGCTCACGTAGACAAGGCCTTACTAAGCTTGAGAGTGGCAAAGGAACTGGGCTTGAAATCGTTCGTCTACGTAAGCTCTGTTTTAGCTATGGGCATCGCTGAGAAGTGCAAAGACTTGAACGGGGTCGTAACGGAAGAGGAGAGCCACTTGGAGGGCTGCGAACCAATAGGCAATTTCTCGATTACGAAAGCTATGGGGGAGGCAGAGATCGTTAGGAACTCCGAAGGAATAACAGTTGGAATAATAAGGCCGGCGCTAATTGTGGGTAAATGGGCCTACCATCCCGAATGGAAGTACTTAAACCTAGCGAAGTCCCTCGGACTACCGACCCCTAACCTGAGCGCTAGCACCATTAATTGCATAGTCCAAGGCATAGAAGTGGCCTCCACTAGCGGAGGCTGGTACTTAACGGTCGATGGGAGCTTGAAGGAGCTGGGGTTTAGAGCCTTTGACGTAAAGGTCCCCTTGGGCCTCATTAAAGCGGCTCCAGACTCTTTGAAGCCCTTGCTCCTCGCCTTGAGGTACAAGTACGCTTCGAGACTCCTTCCATGCTAA
- a CDS encoding glycosyltransferase produces MELGAIAVAALTASFIYSFLSSLSVTLKWKRKVWEDFPPSYSKRVSVILPFYNEKFEDVERTIDSLARQDYPKELLEVLVVLEEGDEGTEEIVKELLPRIPFKKKIVKVHGRRGKWKALNKGFSEANGELVVVYDAGDVFGSEHISKLVGASSKYPIVTSRVLRKGKGLWGNLSFAETILWTEVAIPLIKKLTGVVPPSGEGVALTFKPTLPPCLAEDAFLVLLGKEIGALDYEVIEGAPSTFRSYALQRARWYKGYLQCMARALKEKRVKEALIFSIPLVMVMYSIAVPLTLLLPLIDPSPKYFIFPISIVAMISLPSLYLRGRVDRKALLFLPLSVVLQGFIVLYSIGVREWFKTERSYG; encoded by the coding sequence ATGGAGCTCGGCGCGATAGCCGTCGCAGCGCTAACTGCCTCTTTCATTTATAGTTTCCTTTCCAGTCTAAGCGTCACGCTTAAATGGAAGAGGAAAGTATGGGAGGACTTCCCTCCATCCTATAGTAAGAGAGTTAGCGTGATACTTCCTTTCTATAACGAGAAATTTGAAGACGTTGAAAGAACTATCGATAGCCTCGCTAGGCAAGACTACCCTAAGGAGCTTTTGGAGGTCCTAGTAGTTTTGGAGGAAGGAGATGAGGGAACGGAGGAAATAGTTAAGGAGCTCCTACCGAGAATTCCTTTTAAGAAAAAGATCGTAAAGGTTCATGGAAGGAGGGGCAAGTGGAAAGCCCTAAACAAGGGGTTCAGCGAGGCCAATGGAGAGTTAGTGGTAGTATACGACGCGGGAGACGTTTTCGGTAGCGAACACATATCTAAGCTAGTTGGGGCCTCCTCGAAATACCCAATAGTCACTTCGAGGGTTCTTAGGAAGGGGAAGGGACTGTGGGGCAACCTTTCGTTTGCGGAAACGATTCTTTGGACCGAAGTAGCAATTCCGTTAATAAAGAAATTGACCGGAGTCGTGCCCCCTAGCGGGGAGGGAGTGGCGCTTACTTTCAAGCCCACCCTTCCGCCCTGTCTCGCCGAGGACGCGTTCCTGGTGTTGCTTGGAAAGGAAATAGGGGCCTTGGACTACGAAGTAATTGAGGGAGCTCCTTCGACGTTTAGGTCCTATGCCTTACAGAGGGCCCGCTGGTATAAAGGGTACCTTCAATGCATGGCGAGGGCTCTGAAGGAGAAACGCGTGAAGGAGGCCTTGATTTTCTCGATACCTCTCGTGATGGTAATGTATTCAATAGCGGTTCCGTTGACGTTATTGCTTCCCTTAATCGATCCATCCCCGAAATACTTCATCTTCCCGATTTCAATAGTTGCAATGATTTCTTTGCCATCCCTTTACTTGAGAGGTAGGGTCGATAGGAAGGCTTTGTTGTTCTTGCCCCTATCGGTAGTTCTTCAAGGCTTCATAGTTCTCTATTCTATAGGTGTGCG